A single Equus asinus isolate D_3611 breed Donkey chromosome 21, EquAss-T2T_v2, whole genome shotgun sequence DNA region contains:
- the CYP8B1 gene encoding 7-alpha-hydroxycholest-4-en-3-one 12-alpha-hydroxylase has product MVLWVPVLGVLLVAIVGYLCVLGLLRQRRPQEPPLDKGSIPWLGHAVAFRKNMFEFLKHMRAKHGDVFTVQLGGQYFTFVMDPLSFGPILKDAQRKLDFVEYAEKLVLKVFGYHSVQGDHRMIHSASTKHLMGDGLEDLNKVMLDSLSLVILGPTGRSPDASCWREDGLFHFCYDILFKAGYLSLFGYTKDKEQDLLQAEELFIHFRKFDCLFPRFVYSLLWPREWLEVGRLQRLFHKTLSVKHNLEKDGISNWISYMLQFLREQEVAPAMQDKFNFMMLWASQGNTGPTSFWALLFLLKHPEAMRAVRKEATRVLGEARLEARQSFNFKVSALHHTPVLDSVMEETLRLGAAPTLLRVVHGDHTLKMASGQEYRLRSGDIVALFPYLSVHMDPDIHPDPTAFKYDRFLNPNGSRKVDFYKAGKKIHHYTMPWGSGVSICPGRFLALSEMKLFILLMVTHFDLELVDPDTPVPPVDPKRWGFGTTQPSHDVRFRYRLQPTE; this is encoded by the coding sequence ATGGTGCTCTGGGTTCCAGTGCTGGGAGTTCTGCTGGTGGCCATTGTGGGGTACCTGTGCGTGCTGGGGCTGCTTCGGCAACGCAGGCCCCAGGAGCCCCCTCTGGACAAGGGCTCCATACCATGgctgggccatgctgtggccttCCGGAAGAATATGTTTGAATTCCTGAAGCACATGCGGGCCAAGCACGGGGATGTGTTCACGGTGCAGCTTGGGGGCCAGTACTTCACCTTTGTCATGGACCCCCTCTCCTTTGGCCCTATCCTCAAGGATGCGCAGAGAAAATTGGACTTTGTGGAGTATGCGGAAAAATTGGTGCTAAAGGTATTTGGATACCACTCAGTGCAGGGAGACCACCGGATGATACACTCAGCCAGCACCAAGCACCTCATGGGGGATGGCTTGGAGGATCTCAACAAAGTCATGCTGGACAGCCTGTCTTTGGTTATACTGGGGCCCACGGGCCGGAGTCCAGATGCCAGTTGCTGGCGTGAGGatggcctctttcacttctgcTACGACATCTTGTTCAAGGCTGGCTACCTGAGCTTGTTTGGCTACACAAAAGACAAGGAGCAAGACCTGCTACAGGCAGAGGAGTTATTCATCCATTTCCGCAAGTTTGACTGCCTATTCCCCAGGTTTGTTTACTCTCTGCTGTGGCCCCGGGAGTGGCTAGAAGTGGGCCGGCTCCAGCGTCTCTTTCATAAGACACTCTCTGTGAAACACAACCTGGAGAAGGATGGCATAAGCAACTGGATATCCTACATGCTTCAGTTTCTGAGAGAGCAGGAAGTGGCTCCGGCCATGCAGGACAAGTTCAACTTCATGATGCTCTGGGCCTCCCAGGGGAACACAGGTCCTACCTCTTTCTGGGCCCTCCTGTTCCTCCTGAAGCACCCAGAAGCCATGCGAGCTGTGAGGAAGGAGGCCACACGGGTCCTGggggaggccaggctggaggCCAGGCAGTCTTTCAACTTCAAGGTCAGTGCCCTGCACCACACCCCAGTGCTGGACAGTGTGATGGAGGAGACGCTACGGCTGGGGGCTGCACCCACCCTTCTCAGGGTGGTACACGGTGACCATACCCTGAAGATGGCCAGTGGGCAGGAGTACCGGCTCCGCAGTGGAGACATCGTGGCCCTCTTCCCTTACCTCTCAGTGCACATGGACCCTGACATCCACCCCGACCCCACTGCTTTCAAGTATGATCGCTTCCTCAACCCCAATGGCAGCAGAAAAGTGGACTTCTACAAGGCAGGCAAGAAGATCCACCACTATACCATGCCGTGGGGCTCAGGCGTCTCTATCTGCCCTGGGAGGTTTTTGGCCCTCAGTGAAATGAAGCTTTTTATTCTTCTCATGGTCACACACTTTGACCTGGAGCTGGTGGACCCTGATACACCTGTGCCACCTGTGGACCCCAAGCGTTGGGGCTTTGGCACCACACAGCCCAGCCACGACGTGCGCTTCCGCTACCGCCTGCAGCCTACTGAGTGA